The Proteiniphilum propionicum genome contains the following window.
CGGCAATAGCCGTCTTACCCGTCCCCGGCTCACCAATAAGAATGGGGTTGTTTTTGGTACGCCTGCTCAGGATCTGCAGCACTCTTCTAATCTCCTCATCACGACCGATAACTGGATCTAGCTTACCGTTTCGCGCTTGCTCCGCCAGGTTCACCGCATATTTACCCAGTGACTGGTATGTATCTTCAGCCGATTGGCTTGTTACCTTCTCACCCTGCCGAAGGTCCCGGATAGCCGACTGCAGCTGGCTGAGTGAAATACCTGCATCTTTCATCATCTGCGAAGCGCTGTTCTTCTCGCTCAGGATTGCAAGCAGCAAATGTTCAAGAGAAACAAACTGGTCTCCCATCTTGCTTGCGTAATCAGCCGCTTTCTGAAAAACAGCATTTGCCTCCCTGCTCAGCATAGGTTCGCCACCCGACACCCGGGGGTATGATTCAATTTCACTGTCTACAACCTTTTCCAGGTTCCGGCCATTCACCCCAAGCTTCTGAAACAGAAAGCCAGTCACATTCTCACCAACCAGCATAACCCCTTTGAGAAGATGTGCCGGTTCAATCATCTGCTGATTGTTACCCTGTGCCAGATTTATCGCTTTTTGCACCGCTTCCTGCGCCTTTATTGTAAAATTATTGAAATTCATATATCCATTATCCTTTCTTTTTAATATTGTTGAGTCCGCTCCGAAAAGTCGGAGTGATAATTTAGTTTAAAATTTTTTGTACAATAAATTTTATAAATCAGGTAAATTTCACCTGAAAAGTTCTTTGAAATATTTGCGTATATAGCTATTATTCACTACCTTAGTAGGGCTTAAAACTGTATAATATGTTCAAAAAATCGGACGAAAACCCTCAATTGGGCATTTTTTCATCACCGACGGAGTACTTCAGAGACTCTAAGAAGAAAGAATACCTAAAAAATGACTCCTGGCATAACCGGTTCCGAAACCATGTTGTAATGCGTGTGGATGAGTCTATTTTCAGACCACTTTATTCTAATGGAACGGGGGCTCCTAATGCCTCTATCCGTATTTTGGTCGGTATGATGATCCTCAAGGAAGGCCAGGGATGGAGCGACGCACAATTGTTTGAGAACTGCGCATACAATTTACTTGTTCGCAGTGCTCTGGGTCTGATGTCGTTAGAGGACGCTGAGCCTGTTTCATCCACTTACTACCTTTTCCGTCGCAATCTGGTTGACTATGCAAGGGAACACGGCGAAGACCTGTTCAAAAAGTGCCAGGGGCAAATCACCCGTGACCAGCTATTGGAGTTTGAGGTGAGCGGCAAGCAGGTGCGCATGGACAGTAAACTGGTCGGCAGCAATATCGCCTGGTACTCCCGTTACGAGTTGATTCATGAAACCCTGCGTCTGTTTATCAATGAAAGGGAGGAACATATCTTCAATAAGAGCCTGTCCAAAGAGATGTTTTCCCTTATCGAAAGCATACAGGGTGAAACGGGCAACAAGGTGGTGTACCGCAGTACAAAGGCCGAGGTTGATGCCAGGTTCGTTGAACTGGGCAAACTGATGTACCGTTTTATAGGGCTCTTCAAGAAGCATGACTATGGTCATTACCAGACCCTTAAAGCGGTTTTCGAACAACAATACTCGGTTGGCAGGGACAAAACTGTCGTTCCTCTGGAAAAGGAGAAAGTCAGCGCCAAATCCATACAGTCACCCCATGACACCGACTGCCATTACCGTGACAAAGACGGCAACAAGGTCAAAGGGTATTCGGTGAACGTCACCGAGACATGCGACCAACCGGGAGATGACAAAGATACGGCATTGAACCTGATAACCGATACCGAGGTAACGGTGGCATCGGCTCCGGACAACGGCTTCCTTGAACAAGCCCTGGATCGGACACAGGAAATAATATCCGACAAAATAGAGAAAGTATATGCCGACGGGGCTTACCACAGTGCTGATAATCAGGAGTATTGCCAAAGCGATAAAAAATGGCATCGAGCTGATACTCACAGGCATGCAAGGCCCCGCACCGAGATATGACATCCGTTTGGACGAACAGAATGAAATCAATTTAATAGTAACCGACAACAAAACAGGAACAACAATACAGGCACAACGGGTAAAACTCCGCAAAGACAAAACACAGAGGAAATGGAGGATCAAGACTGAAGAAGGAAAATACCGCTACTTCGATGAGGATAACCTCAGGGCTGCCGCTCTGAGGAAGAAATTGGACGATATCCCGATAGATGAAAAAAATATCAGGAACAATGTCGAAGCAAGCATTTTCCAGTTAGGATACCATTACCCGAATGACAAGAGCCGTTACAGGTCACTTGCCAAGCACAAACTATGGGCATACTCCCGCTCGTTGTGGATAAACTTCGTCAGGATAGTGAATTATATGACGCGAATAAGTCAAAGAGCGCTTTTTTGGCAAAAACTGCCACAATATATAATTAATTTATGTTTCAATATGTATATTATTGTAAACATACTTTCAATTAATAAAAACAATCACATTTGTCCGGTTAAACTTCATTTTTCAGCAATTTGAAAAAATGGGGTTTTCAGAGCAGACTCATTGTTTAATCTGGAACATATCTCACCGGATAAGCCACTTGAAGCAACAGCTAAAAGTGGGCAGCCCTTTCAACCGGGCTGCTTTACCCAAAGCCTGTTCAACGCTGATTCACATCATGGTAAGGTCAAAATCTTTGCCAAAGGACTAATCATGACGTTTTGGCAGTCGAGTATTTATCTGTGAATATATGAAAGTTTATTTACAGTACATTAATAGGTAATATGGCCCAATTGTTTCAGTTATTATACTCTCTTCTTCATTGACTTTCTTAATTCATTAGCCTTCTTAAAAAAGGTCTCATCTTTTCCAAACTCAATAATGCGAGCTACGCTTCCATTGCATACTTTGCAGCTCCCCTTTACCAGAATGTCGTTAAAATGAGTCAGATAAATCTCTTCCACCAAAACTCCTTTTTCAGCAATACTCCTGCAGTGGCTACAAAATACGTTAGCAGAAATTATTGTGTCGTAAAAAATTTTTTGTCCTTTATCGAGTAATATTCCCAATTGAAATTGGTTGATTTCGATTTCATCTTGTCGTTTCATCTTGTCGTTTCATCTTTTGTCTCAGTTTTGTCAATTTATGGTTAATATTTTTTTATACATGGTACAAAGATGAACAGATACTTTGACAACTTTTGTCAATGCTTTCCGCATTTGCAAAAGAAACTGAGAAACTTACATAAAGCAAGCTCCTCTGTTTTTCGCTTTCATATAGACCATTATCCAGCTAATATTCATATCATTATACCGCATTAAGAAAAAGTACTAAACTATTTTCTTTTTTAAATGCTCTGTATAAAGGATACAAATGCACTACAAATTCCATAACCGAACGAATATTTTTTTAATTTTGTGGAACTTCTTTGTACAAATCAACAGGCAACGGATTGAAAAGCAGAACAGAAATAACAAAACTATCGAACGATGAATTGTTTGATCTTTGTAAAAAAGAAGAACAAGCAACCTACTTCGACGAATTATACCGGCGCTATATACCTATGGTATACGGATTATGTCTGAAATACCTGTCTAACGAGGCCGACGCACAAGATGCAGTGATGGATTTGTTTGAAGATGTTTCACAATAACCGATAATGGAAAAATCTATGGACAATGAGATTAAAGCAGCCACAGCACAAGGTAAAAAAGACTTTTACCCGGGTCTCCGCCATGGTCGGAAGTGAGCCGGAAAATAACGTTGAAAGTTGAATTATAAATCTTGTGACAAACGAAAAATTCTATACTGACCGCGAAGAGAAGGCCAACTACATAACACATGGCCTTGGGGTATTGATAAGTATTGCAGCAACTGTTATACTAATTAACAAGGCTATTTCTTCAGGTAACCGTGGTGCAATCATCGCCTATGGGTTATTCGGCATCGGTATGACTATCTGCATGGGCTCCTCCACCATCTATCACTACGTGCGGGATCAAGTTTTAAAAGCCAGGTTACGCCATTTCGACCATGCAAGCATTTATCTTCTTATCGCTGCAAGCTACTCTCCATTCACTATTATCCTGCTTCGCGATGCACAGTTCTGGGGCTGGCTTCTGTTCGGGATAGCCTGGACAACCGCCATTGCTGGTATCGCCTTGAGCTTCAGGAAGCTCAGTAAAAACAGCCACCTGAAAACCGCTTCATATGTAATGATGGGGCTGGTGGCTCTCATCGCTTTCAAACCGTCAATAGAGATTGCTCATGCAAAAAACTGTATGGATGTGATCTACTGGCTGCTTGGGGGAGGCCTGTTCTATATTGCCGGCGCCGTTATATACGCCACTGCCAGACGGGAGTTTGTACACGCTGTATTCCATCTGTTTGTATTGCTGGGACTTGCATGCCATATAACGGCAGCATATCTGATCCCGCTATAGTATTATAGTAAGACTGGGATCGTAAGGCCCTAATCACTACCATTTTTCCACATGCTAACCATCCCTTATAGATACACAAAGTTTTATTAACTCTCAATAAAGCCTCAATCAAAAAAGGCGACCCGCCTTTGTAGCGAATCGCCTTTATGTAGTTTTCAAATCAACTTCGGGCCGTCAGTCATCAGCTTTCAGTTGCCTGCTATAAGTTTTCTGTGATCAGTTTCTCTTCCCAGCTTTATTTAGCCTGTCATCAGCTTTATGTCATCAGTAACAGTACTCGCAAGCCATGAAACATGAAACTCTTCACGATTAATTCTGGATATTAGGTAATTCCAGTCCGTATCCTTTCTTTTTATCCTCTGCTTTCAGCAGGAAAGCAAAAAGAAGTGCCAGAACACCAAAGGATGTAAAAATCATCATTGGAATTGTGTAGTCGTATGTGTTAACGCTCAGTCCGTCGCGAACTGTCTGCCCCGTCACGCAGAACTTCTCGAGCACCCATCCTATCAGAAGAGGGACCCCCATCAATCCCCAGTTTTGTACCCAGAAGATAAGTGAATAAGCTGTACCAAGGCGCTTTTCGGGAACAATCTTGGGTACAGATGGCCACATTGCCGAAGGAACAAGTGAGAAGCCAATACCCAGAATTACGACCAGCACCATCGCAAAAATCCAGTTGTTGAATAGTGGAACGGAGAACAGTGCATGAACCAGAATCAGCAGCAGCGAGCCAATAATCATAATTGTTGCACCTTTCCCTTTCTTGTCATATATACCGCCAAACAGAGGTGTAAGGAGAATATTTCCGAAAGGCAGCAACATAGGTATCATTCCCGCAAGGTCTTCTTTCACTCCGAACTTATTTACCATCAGGTCGGTGGCATATTTAAGAAATGGGAAAACAGCAGAATAGAACAAAACGCACAAGATAGCAATATACCACCATCCTTTATTACCCAGAATCTTTCCTATATCAGATAGTTTAAACTCATCTTCAGAACTACTTTGTTCCATAGAATCCGTTGCCTCCGAAGCATCCAGCTTTTTATCCATCACCACATAAACCAAGAACGAAATAAATCCGATACATAGTCCTATCAGGGCCACCAGCACGGGGCGCGAAACATCAATAATACCTGTAGCTTTTGCGATAGGGATAGAGAAACCCAACGCCATAGCGGTACCTATTCTTGCCATCGCCATCTCCATACCCATAGCCGTGGCCATCTCTTTACCCTTGAACCACTTAACAATAATCTTTGAAACGGTAATTCCGGTCACCTCTACACCCACGGCAAAAACTGCAAAACCGATACTTGCCCATAAGACCTGGGCATCCAGTCCCAAAATGACCTTTCCTGCAAGTGTGTCAGTAGAAATAGCCCAGTATTTTATAGCCGTACCTATCACCATTACAGCTGTGGCACCAATACCTGTCATACGTACTCCCAGTTTGTCGAGAATTATTCCTCCAAATATTAGCATCAGCAGAAAGACGTTAAACCAGCCATATGAGCTTGTGAATGTGCCATAATCAGCACGTGACCATCCGAGTTGTCCCTCAAGCAGTCCGGCCAGGGGGGCCATGATATCCGTTAAAAAATACCCGCACATCATTGTAAAAGCGACGAAGAACAGTGCGGACCACCGTGCCGCTG
Protein-coding sequences here:
- a CDS encoding transposase; the encoded protein is MFKKSDENPQLGIFSSPTEYFRDSKKKEYLKNDSWHNRFRNHVVMRVDESIFRPLYSNGTGAPNASIRILVGMMILKEGQGWSDAQLFENCAYNLLVRSALGLMSLEDAEPVSSTYYLFRRNLVDYAREHGEDLFKKCQGQITRDQLLEFEVSGKQVRMDSKLVGSNIAWYSRYELIHETLRLFINEREEHIFNKSLSKEMFSLIESIQGETGNKVVYRSTKAEVDARFVELGKLMYRFIGLFKKHDYGHYQTLKAVFEQQYSVGRDKTVVPLEKEKVSAKSIQSPHDTDCHYRDKDGNKVKGYSVNVTETCDQPGDDKDTALNLITDTEVTVASAPDNGFLEQALDRTQEIISDKIEKVYADGAYHSADNQEYCQSDKKWHRADTHRHARPRTEI
- the trhA gene encoding PAQR family membrane homeostasis protein TrhA, encoding MTNEKFYTDREEKANYITHGLGVLISIAATVILINKAISSGNRGAIIAYGLFGIGMTICMGSSTIYHYVRDQVLKARLRHFDHASIYLLIAASYSPFTIILLRDAQFWGWLLFGIAWTTAIAGIALSFRKLSKNSHLKTASYVMMGLVALIAFKPSIEIAHAKNCMDVIYWLLGGGLFYIAGAVIYATARREFVHAVFHLFVLLGLACHITAAYLIPL
- a CDS encoding MFS transporter; this encodes MVEKIRKSLRDSAAARWSALFFVAFTMMCGYFLTDIMAPLAGLLEGQLGWSRADYGTFTSSYGWFNVFLLMLIFGGIILDKLGVRMTGIGATAVMVIGTAIKYWAISTDTLAGKVILGLDAQVLWASIGFAVFAVGVEVTGITVSKIIVKWFKGKEMATAMGMEMAMARIGTAMALGFSIPIAKATGIIDVSRPVLVALIGLCIGFISFLVYVVMDKKLDASEATDSMEQSSSEDEFKLSDIGKILGNKGWWYIAILCVLFYSAVFPFLKYATDLMVNKFGVKEDLAGMIPMLLPFGNILLTPLFGGIYDKKGKGATIMIIGSLLLILVHALFSVPLFNNWIFAMVLVVILGIGFSLVPSAMWPSVPKIVPEKRLGTAYSLIFWVQNWGLMGVPLLIGWVLEKFCVTGQTVRDGLSVNTYDYTIPMMIFTSFGVLALLFAFLLKAEDKKKGYGLELPNIQN
- a CDS encoding RNA polymerase sigma factor; the encoded protein is MKSRTEITKLSNDELFDLCKKEEQATYFDELYRRYIPMVYGLCLKYLSNEADAQDAVMDLFEDVSQ